The genome window AGTATGAAGGAATGTACAGTTACAGGCGGAACAAAAGGcgtcgataaaaaaaaatgctaaaaatcgACTTGTTTGATTTATGAGAGTACCCTGAAACTGAGGAATGTCTATGGCATGGGGACTGTGGGGACTCCAGACTGTTGGCATCAAATCATTGTATAATCGTAATCAAAGTAAGTACTTAGAACGCAAGAAAAAGGGGGAGTGGGGAAAGGACCCCAGAGCATCGaaggaaattgaaattcaaccTAATTGCGGGAAATTTACAACGCAACTTAACAGCTGacagattttgttttttttttttactcggGTTTTCGACTCCTTTGCCTCAGCGCGGATTCATAAATCTTGGCCGTAGCTCATAATTCATGCAGCACTCGACAATTGGCAGTCTCGGTGGCGAGAGGGGGGTGGACAGTCCGCTACTTGAGGCGCCTTCGGTGGGTGGGGGATGATATTCCGGGCCGGGACAATAAGCTCAACTTGagccaaaaaagttttttaccAATGACAAGACGCGCCAAGAAAAGTGAAATGGGAAAAACCCCTTGGCTGTTGCGTAGTGAAACGACGTCAACAGAGGGTTGGGGGTCCGGGGGTCTGGGGGTAGCTTCGTGGGGTTGAACAAACAATGCTGCAACTCTCGAAAGCATTTCTCAATTCTGGATTCAATCTCCCAGAGGTGGTCGAGGGGACGGGGGGCGATAACATGCAAACTGTGTGGACGTCTCGACATCTTAAAGCTTTTTTCCTAATTGatagatttgtttatttttgagcGACTTTTGATAGACgccaatttaaattgtattttttaaattcccaTTGCATACTCGTAATACGAAAcagttctttttatttaattacatgaTTTACTCCAGAGTCAGtcaaataagttttttgtacTTTGTCTTGTCTAGACATACTAAAGATATGGCAAGCTTTAGAtctagatttatttttttcggtttCCGCGTTTTAAAACTCCTTTCGATTATTCCAACATTTTTTCggcatttgttattgttgattttcaaccgatcGTTCATATGAcacatatttttcatataagTAGGACTCGGAAACTTACCCACAGTTTCACACAgagtttatttttggatcgtaataaaattgaaagtacGGTTTCGAAAATCACTTTTTCGTCACGTGCGCAACGGAACTTTGAGCGTGAGTATTTTTAGCTACACCTATAGATttcatgtatatttttttaacttatctTAATCATACAGgtctgttccggttttcacttcctattctatcgaatttaaaaaaatttaatttattacgttgcatttgggctaaacattttaaaattatattttatcactttattggacttaaattcaccaactcaaagttaattcaatacgcaaaatatttccagATTGACAAAAGAACAGgttaaagattttcacttccgACAAATCGTGCCGAAAGTGAAATCCGTAACAGGCCTGATAGTGTCAACTGAATAAAAAGTCACGGGTAAGCTTGCGGAAAAGTGTTACGGATAGTAAActtagaaattattaaagaaaaatttttgcGCAgcgcttttaattaaaattaattataaaatgtctgaacaaataaatttattgtatatttctgtacgtttcttaaaaaattactttagtattaaaactattatgcAATGAAAACACTTCGATTCTGTAAATAGTGTTCGTtgactaataaaaaaaaattaatttgtattaattaatacatacacgtacaacAATTCTCAATAAAATCgtagatatacatacatgtgtaagAAACGTATTTAAATACACGACCTAGGGAATTAACTAAgattatttcaaattgtattaaaaacaagCTTTTTGAAAAGTCTGACTAATTTCGCAGAGCTTAGCGTTTTTCAAATCCAAGTCAAAACCAACTTCTATTTTTGGTAACATAATGtcatcaattataataaaaattattatttttgcttatatctTGTAATCGGAAAGGTCGACagttttcatataatttactaaatatagtttatttaaattgctacacagatattaaaaaaaatcgtttaacaatttttacatatttatttggtttttgacACATTTAGTCAAGCAATTTTTAGGTAACGACCCTGTGTAAATGGCCATATGAATGTACTGAAACTCAAATTTAGTTTTGTGGCAAGCATTTCGAGCAGAACATTGCAAAAGCTGCTTGTCGAAGCTCTTAGAAACCGGTTTGAATTGCTAAGCTTTTGCAAAGCTGTTGTTTGTGGTGCTCTCGCGCTATTCGACTGTCCGGGAAGTGACTTCATTCAGTTGCATTTGGGATCTCGAAGTGAATAGTCATCAAAGTAAAAACCTTTTAATATGAAGTGCATTGTAATACTGTGTTCGCTGCTTGGTCTGGTATTGCTGAGCTGTGGAACGCACGCCGCTGATTGTGATGTAGCCAAGAATCCGGATGACAGTGACTTCAAGCATTTCTTTACGAAACTGGGATGCAAAGTTTCCAATGGCGCCGAACAAGTGGCTGAGGCAGCCAAACCCTATGCCGATAAAATTGGTGAAGGCGCTAAGCAAATTGGTAGTACTGTTGTGCAGAACTACGATGTGCTGAAGCATCGGCTTAGCAGTGATGGCTCCGGCTCCGGCTCCACACCCAGGCCACCAGTGGCATACGATGCGCCTACAGAGCGTGTGCCTCTGGCACCAATTGCTCCCGCTCTGCCAGCAGAAATTACAAACCCTCAACCTATCGGTGAGTAGACATACTACATATATAAGAATTCCGCTCAGTCTAatctaaaaattgtttttcaattcaattcgcAGCTGGTTAAGTCTATAATTGGCCTAATACTTACAAAGATCCCAGTCTCaaacatcaaattttttttttatttgtttctatacttaatacattttgttatttatgtaaattattttatctaaattatgttcaattaaatgtttgttactgcaattaaataaagaaattaaaaagaaactaGACGAAAAGCCTGTAATCGAGCGAACTCGACTTTGAGAGACCCTGGCACTATTTACGGTGTGAGATGTTAACCTTTTGGGATACCATTTGAGAAAAGTGTCGAATGAGGAAATTTGCTAAGTGTGTACATATATCAGAAGGCAAAATGCCAACATTCTTTTAACAACAGCAGCTTTCGAACAAACGAGTAAGCAACTGCGTAAGTAAAAGTTTTATGACGATAAAATTTCGCTTTAAGTTTATAGTCGAGGTTAGGGTTTGATATTCAACTTATTATTTCAATGAGAGCTTTTTGTTTATGCAATTTAAGAAACCAGGGagtgtaatcattataagatTAAcataaaactcaataaaaaatcattgttctatgagttttattgttttatgtaagattacttttgagcaaaaaataaaactcaagagaaatcattattttcgatcaaaaaaataaaactcatagaataatgattatttcttgaattttatttttgataaaaaaaaaataatgaaatactttgagttttatttttttttcttaaaaaaataatgataattttatgagtaaaataatcaaaattataaatcttaaGATCATGGTGAAAGTGCATAGATTACctttaatgaaaaatgttggtatatttctcgtttttttttttctagtaaagaa of Drosophila innubila isolate TH190305 chromosome X, UK_Dinn_1.0, whole genome shotgun sequence contains these proteins:
- the LOC117786224 gene encoding uncharacterized protein LOC117786224 — translated: MKCIVILCSLLGLVLLSCGTHAADCDVAKNPDDSDFKHFFTKLGCKVSNGAEQVAEAAKPYADKIGEGAKQIGSTVVQNYDVLKHRLSSDGSGSGSTPRPPVAYDAPTERVPLAPIAPALPAEITNPQPIAG